One genomic window of Salvia miltiorrhiza cultivar Shanhuang (shh) chromosome 4, IMPLAD_Smil_shh, whole genome shotgun sequence includes the following:
- the LOC131021978 gene encoding homeobox-leucine zipper protein HDG11-like: MISSNCGNGSGEEEVYNAKRGKKQYHRHSTQQIQQLEDFYKECPHPDKNQRQQLSRELGLDQKQIKFWFQNKRTQIKAQNEKADNNALRSENEKIHFENLAMQEALKSIICPACNGTCLGDEEKSHILQRLKMENARLKQEYQQTMDFFSNYMGNPAMPLLAMEPLKKKHEKHSLAEGMGVAPLDHEHIPQNSENLISPQDSTGTQEPDKSILIEAACGAMNELIELFRVNEPLWIKSSADGRYMLHRDSYDKLFPKSSHLKTTSARFESSKDSGEVAMAAIHLIEMLLDVNKWKDMFPTIVMKARIIEAIDTGILGGLLHLMYEKRHILSPLVAPREFFFIRYCRQLNSSIWVMVDISYDFIKELQDVAPMRSWKLPSGCMIQDMSNGKSTVTWIEHVHVDDKSLTHRMYRDLVCSGQAYGAKRWISTLKRMCERFAFSMGITTRPKHELEGVISSLEGQQNVMKLSHRMVKNFCEVLSMSDKLDFPQLSDQSSGVRVSLRRSNGVGQPEGFIVSAATSLWLPLSKENLLNFFKDEKKRAEWDVLASGNPVHAVACIPTGSDPGNCISIIQPFVPEETKMLMLQESSLDLLGATMIYTPIDLPTMISVVNGDDTMQMPILPSGFIISDDGRANKGTGASMNSGTSYSIGSLLTVAFQILVCRNTLTKQLNMESVATVHTLISSTVQKIKLALDYSD, from the exons ATGATTTCATCAAATTGTGGAAATGGATCGGGTGAAGAGGAAGTCTACAATGCTAAAAGGGGAAAGAAGCAATATCATCGACACTCTACCCAACAAATTCAGCAACTTGAAGA TTTCTATAAGGAATGTCCACATCCTGATAAGAACCAAAGGCAGCAATTGAGTAGGGAGCTAGGCCTCGACCAGAAGCAGATAAAGTTCTGGTTTCAGAATAAAAGGACTCAGATAAAG GCTCAGAATGAGAAAGCAGACAACAACGCTCTCCGCTCTGAAAACGAGAAAATTCATTTTGAGAATCTTGCGATGCAAGAAGCACTGAAGAGCATCATTTGTCCGGCATGTAACGGTACATGTCTTGGGGATGAAGAGAAAAGCCACATTTTGCAGAGACTAAAGATGGAAAATGCACGATTGAAACAAGAG TATCAACAAACCATGGACTTCTTTTCCAACTATATGGGAAATCCAGCTATGCCTTTGCTTGCAATGGAGCCCCTTAAGAAAAAGCATGAAAAACACTCTCTAGCTGAAGGGATGGGAGTTGCTCCTCTAGATCATGAACATATACCTCAAAATTCTGAGAATCTCATATCACCACAAGATTCAACTGGAACACAGGAGCCGGACAAATCTATCCTTATTGAGGCAGCATGTGGTGCCATGAATGAACTTATTGAACTTTTTCGTGTGAATGAGCCACTATGGATCAAGTCCTCAGCAGACGGGAGATATATGCTACATCGTGACAGTTACGATAAGCTTTTCCCCAAGTCAAGTCACTTAAAAACTACAAGTGCTCGGTTTGAATCATCGAAAGATTCAGGCGAGGTGGCAATGGCTGCAATACATTTAATCGAAATGCTTCTTGATGTG AATAAATGGAAGGACATGTTTCCAACTATTGTCATGAAGGCGAGGATCATTGAAGCAATTGATACAGGAATCTTGGGTGGTTTGTTACATCTG ATGTACGAAAAGAGGCACATTTTGTCACCTCTTGTAGCTCCTCGAGAATTCTTCTTCATTCGCTATTGCCGACAGCTTAATTCAAGCATTTGGGTGATGGTAGATATATCTTATGATTTTATCAAAGAGCTCCAAGATGTTGCTCCTATGCGTTCCTGGAAGCTTCCTTCAGGATGTATGATTCAAGATATGTCAAATGGAAAATCAACT GTGACATGGATCGAACATGTTCACGTGGATGACAAATCATTGACTCATCGTATGTATAGAGACTTAGTGTGCAGTGGCCAAGCATATGGAGCCAAAAGGTGGATTAGTACACTCAAGAGGATGTGCGAGAGATTTGCATTCTCAATGGGGATAACTACCAGGCCTAAACACGAACTCGAAGGGG TTATTAGTTCACTAGAGGGACAACAAAACGTAATGAAGCTTTCTCATAGAATGGTGAAGAATTTTTGTGAAGTATTGAGCATGTCAGACAAACTTGATTTCCCACAATTGTCTGATCAAAGTAGTGGAGTTCGAGTCTCACTCCGGAGAAGTAATGGAGTGGGCCAACCCGAGGGTTTCATTGTCAGTGCAGCTACCTCTCTTTGGCTTCCCCTTTCAAAAGAGAATCTCCTTAACTTCTTCAAAGACGAGAAGAAAAGAGCTGAG TGGGATGTCTTAGCGAGTGGAAATCCCGTGCATGCCGTCGCATGCATCCCAACTGGGTCAGATCCAGGAAATTGCATCTCCATCATCCAG CCTTTTGTTCCTGAAGAAACGAAGATGCTGATGTTGCAAGAGAGTAGCCTTGACCTTCTCGGAGCAACAATGATCTATACCCCAATAGATTTACCAACTATGATCTCAGTCGTGAATGGTGATGACACGATGCAAATGCCAATCCTTCCATCAGGATTCATCATCTCTGATGATGGACGTGCTAACAAAGGAACTGGAGCTTCAATGAATTCGGGTACCAGCTACTCTATCGGGTCACTACTTACCGTTGCCTTTCAAATATTAGTGTGTCGTAACACATTGACAAAGCAACTCAATATGGAGTCTGTGGCAACGGTGCACACTCTTATAAGCTCCACAGTTCAAAAGATTAAATTGGCACTTGATTATTCTGATTAG